A genome region from Akkermansiaceae bacterium includes the following:
- the ispE gene encoding 4-(cytidine 5'-diphospho)-2-C-methyl-D-erythritol kinase: MLSPAKINLSLRILGKRPDGFHEIDTLMAKLPGLADGITITPARSFSFTCDDLSLPTDSGNLIVKAAEALAAESRESLPYHIHLEKRIPHGAGLGGGSSNAATTLLALNGQLDKPLPPETLHNIAAALGSDIPFFLYAGTARCTGRGEIITAAKNPPPLPIVLFKPMFSVPTPDSYRNCLDAEPLPGIRYGEQHLGELTLINDLEKPVFRKHRYLAELKDWLLQRRDTRAALMSGSGSTVFAILRPNADPARLINSAHKYFDQNLWTWSGSL, from the coding sequence ATGCTCTCACCGGCAAAGATCAACCTCTCCCTCCGCATCCTCGGCAAGCGGCCCGACGGCTTCCACGAGATCGACACCCTCATGGCCAAGCTTCCGGGACTCGCGGACGGGATCACCATAACCCCGGCGAGATCCTTCTCCTTCACCTGCGACGATCTATCGCTCCCCACCGACAGCGGCAACCTCATCGTCAAAGCCGCCGAAGCACTTGCAGCCGAATCCCGGGAATCCCTTCCCTACCACATCCATCTGGAAAAACGCATCCCCCACGGAGCCGGCCTTGGCGGTGGCTCTTCCAACGCCGCCACCACCCTTTTGGCACTTAACGGACAACTCGACAAACCCCTCCCGCCGGAAACCCTCCACAACATCGCTGCCGCCCTCGGCTCCGACATCCCGTTTTTCCTATACGCCGGAACCGCCCGCTGCACCGGACGCGGGGAAATCATCACCGCAGCCAAGAACCCACCGCCGCTCCCCATCGTCCTATTCAAGCCGATGTTCTCCGTCCCAACCCCTGATTCCTACCGCAACTGCCTCGATGCAGAGCCCCTCCCCGGCATCCGCTACGGTGAACAGCATCTCGGCGAACTCACCCTCATCAACGACCTGGAAAAACCCGTCTTCCGAAAACACCGCTACCTCGCGGAACTCAAGGATTGGCTGCTCCAACGCCGCGACACGAGAGCCGCCCTCATGTCCGGCTCGGGCTCCACCGTATTCGCCATCCTACGCCCCAACGCCGACCCAGCTCGCCTCATCAACTCCGCGCATAAGTATTTCGACCAAAACCTCTGGACATGGTCGGGCAGCTTGTGA
- a CDS encoding polyphenol oxidase family protein, with the protein MTEAFLFLNPISSIPGFRADWIPRLSEVDVLGDRDFALRNLAPHHDTIIAERFPETLTRHHAEQIHGNRVALIDSPSGTAPITHPLVDGLITNLPGQLLAIYVADCAAIYLADPVTRSIALLHSGKKGTEGNILAAAVGKMEATFGTDPADLICALSPCIRPPDYEVDIASTIAAQARGLGIRNYHDSCENTASDLTRHYSYRIEKGQTGRMLALLSLSTFSADHNRPQGDGGTN; encoded by the coding sequence GTGACGGAGGCGTTCTTGTTTCTAAATCCCATCTCCAGCATCCCCGGATTCCGCGCAGACTGGATACCCCGCCTTTCCGAGGTCGATGTCCTGGGCGACCGAGACTTCGCGCTGCGCAACCTCGCCCCACACCATGACACGATCATCGCGGAAAGGTTTCCCGAAACCCTCACCCGCCACCACGCCGAGCAGATCCACGGAAATCGAGTCGCCCTGATCGATTCTCCTTCGGGAACGGCTCCCATCACCCACCCCCTCGTGGACGGGCTGATCACCAATCTCCCAGGCCAACTCCTGGCCATATACGTCGCCGATTGCGCTGCCATCTACCTCGCCGATCCCGTCACACGCTCCATCGCCCTCCTCCATTCCGGGAAAAAAGGCACCGAAGGCAACATCCTCGCCGCGGCAGTCGGCAAAATGGAAGCCACTTTCGGCACCGACCCCGCCGACCTCATCTGCGCCCTCTCCCCCTGCATCCGCCCACCCGATTACGAAGTGGACATCGCCTCCACCATCGCCGCCCAGGCACGCGGACTGGGCATCCGCAACTACCACGACTCCTGCGAAAACACCGCCTCCGACCTCACACGCCACTACTCCTACCGGATCGAAAAAGGCCAAACCGGCCGCATGCTCGCCCTCCTCTCGTTATCAACCTTTTCCGCTGATCACAACCGACCGCAGGGAGATGGAGGGACAAATTGA
- a CDS encoding MarR family transcriptional regulator codes for MKNTQPSASGTSAKADADRLADFVLFTQRSCILNLSSELNKGNVSFPQFFLLTYLSSEDYLTMSDIAKKMGHSTAAATGLVDRLEKLSYVERVHAAEDRRKIMVRITSKGIDLVSKMRKEIATDLANILAGMDEEEAETVEHTNRALKNRAIA; via the coding sequence ATGAAAAACACACAACCAAGTGCCTCCGGCACCTCGGCGAAAGCCGATGCCGATCGTCTTGCAGACTTCGTCCTGTTCACGCAGAGAAGCTGCATTCTTAACCTGTCAAGCGAACTCAACAAGGGGAACGTCTCATTCCCCCAGTTCTTCCTCCTAACCTATCTTTCCAGCGAAGACTATCTGACCATGTCCGACATCGCGAAAAAAATGGGACATTCCACGGCAGCCGCCACCGGCCTCGTGGATCGGTTGGAGAAACTGTCCTACGTTGAGAGAGTTCATGCAGCCGAAGACCGCCGTAAGATCATGGTGCGCATCACATCAAAGGGAATCGACCTTGTTTCCAAGATGCGCAAGGAGATCGCGACGGATCTGGCCAACATACTGGCAGGCATGGATGAAGAAGAGGCCGAAACAGTGGAACACACCAACCGTGCGCTCAAAAACCGCGCGATTGCCTAA
- a CDS encoding type B 50S ribosomal protein L31: protein MKKDLHPQYNPVVFVDMTTGARFVTKSTKSSDKKEVIDGVEHSVISAGITSDSHPFFTGLAQFVDTEGRIDKFQKRFGAVRRVGKPKIG, encoded by the coding sequence ATGAAAAAGGATCTCCATCCACAATACAACCCCGTCGTCTTCGTTGACATGACCACGGGCGCACGCTTCGTCACGAAATCCACCAAGTCCTCGGACAAGAAGGAAGTCATCGACGGTGTCGAACACTCCGTGATATCCGCAGGCATCACCTCCGATTCCCACCCCTTCTTCACCGGGCTCGCGCAGTTCGTGGACACCGAGGGCCGCATCGACAAGTTCCAGAAGCGTTTCGGCGCAGTCCGCCGCGTCGGCAAGCCGAAGATTGGCTGA
- a CDS encoding alpha/beta hydrolase: MKSYGKWLLLAGISCAGAQTPATPLPPSAEKLHEYLRDAGSDPESAVNRLLAGVDTNKLFYFPTRDEPATPAKWGFRYDDIDFLSTDGTKLHGWFMPAKAARAKGTVVFSHGNAGSIGHHLGFVLWLVEAGYQVFMYDYRGFGKSGGELDRKGMVEDVKGAFAYVAARKDVDAGKLISFGHSLGGAKSVAALSEKQPEGLRAIVIDGTFSSYQAMARIVGGEYGARLITDDLSPKDFIGKLSDTPLLVVHGDRDQVVPIAQGKQLFDLASEPKTFFEVKGGSHGDSLARNEGAYRKRMLAWLEGVL; the protein is encoded by the coding sequence ATGAAGTCCTATGGAAAATGGCTCTTGCTCGCGGGGATTTCCTGCGCGGGCGCACAGACACCCGCCACTCCGCTGCCGCCGTCCGCCGAGAAACTCCACGAGTATCTGCGCGATGCGGGATCCGATCCGGAAAGTGCCGTGAACCGGCTGCTGGCTGGGGTCGATACGAACAAGCTCTTTTATTTCCCGACCCGGGACGAGCCCGCCACCCCTGCGAAGTGGGGATTCAGATACGACGACATCGATTTCCTTTCCACGGACGGCACGAAACTCCATGGATGGTTCATGCCCGCGAAGGCGGCGCGCGCGAAAGGCACCGTGGTATTCTCGCATGGCAACGCCGGATCCATCGGGCACCACCTGGGCTTTGTCCTCTGGCTGGTGGAGGCCGGCTACCAGGTGTTCATGTACGATTACCGCGGCTTTGGGAAATCCGGCGGCGAACTGGATCGCAAAGGCATGGTGGAGGATGTGAAGGGCGCCTTCGCATACGTCGCGGCACGCAAGGATGTGGATGCCGGGAAACTCATTTCCTTCGGCCACAGCCTCGGCGGCGCAAAGTCCGTCGCAGCTCTCTCGGAAAAGCAGCCGGAGGGTTTGCGGGCCATCGTGATCGACGGGACCTTTTCCTCCTACCAGGCGATGGCGCGCATCGTCGGCGGCGAATACGGGGCGAGGCTCATCACCGACGATTTGTCGCCCAAGGATTTCATCGGGAAACTCAGCGACACCCCTCTGCTTGTGGTGCATGGGGATAGGGATCAGGTGGTGCCTATTGCACAAGGCAAACAGCTCTTCGATCTCGCCAGCGAACCGAAGACATTCTTCGAGGTGAAGGGCGGCAGCCACGGGGACTCGCTGGCGCGAAATGAGGGAGCCTACCGGAAACGCATGCTCGCATGGCTCGAAGGGGTGCTGTGA
- a CDS encoding histone deacetylase has protein sequence MTTSHHSRALLLSSAALLPFSADMDATEPKPDAFRTAIIYDDVFLEHDTGPGFPEHAERLRMLTKHLKGHPVSERLLWAAPDERADPLPWIKAVHDPGYVAALKRACEAGEKQMHGSADTPISTRTYEVSAKAVAGALTAVDLVMEGRVENAFAALRPPGHHAMPSNAKGFCFFGNAAIAARYAQRQHRLERVMIVDWDVHHGDGTQAVFLEDPSVFVLSTHQYPFYPGPSGAPEITGKGAGEGFNLNIPLAAGSGDKAVLAAYRTQLSEAFRKFKPQLLIISAGFDAHEADPLGSLGWTSDVYAELTEILRALCREQGHGRIVSLLEGGYSERGITEGVRRHIEALEKPATIP, from the coding sequence ATGACAACCAGCCATCACAGCCGCGCCTTGTTGCTTTCCAGCGCCGCGCTTCTCCCTTTCAGTGCGGACATGGATGCGACAGAACCCAAGCCGGATGCATTCCGCACGGCCATCATCTACGATGATGTATTCCTCGAACACGACACCGGCCCGGGTTTCCCGGAGCATGCGGAGCGGCTGCGCATGCTGACGAAACATCTCAAGGGGCATCCGGTTTCGGAGAGATTGCTGTGGGCGGCGCCGGATGAAAGAGCCGATCCCCTGCCGTGGATCAAGGCCGTCCACGATCCCGGGTATGTCGCCGCGCTGAAGCGTGCCTGTGAGGCGGGGGAGAAGCAGATGCACGGCAGCGCGGACACGCCGATCTCCACCCGCACCTACGAGGTCTCCGCCAAGGCGGTGGCCGGGGCGCTGACGGCGGTGGATCTCGTCATGGAAGGCCGCGTGGAAAACGCATTCGCCGCTCTGCGCCCGCCCGGACACCATGCCATGCCCTCGAATGCAAAGGGCTTTTGCTTCTTCGGGAACGCAGCCATCGCCGCACGCTATGCGCAGAGGCAACACAGGCTGGAACGCGTGATGATCGTCGATTGGGACGTGCACCACGGCGATGGGACACAGGCGGTTTTCCTGGAAGACCCATCGGTCTTCGTTCTCTCCACCCACCAATACCCCTTCTACCCCGGGCCGAGCGGCGCACCGGAAATCACCGGCAAGGGCGCGGGCGAAGGGTTCAACCTCAACATCCCGCTGGCGGCGGGCAGCGGCGACAAGGCCGTGCTCGCAGCATACCGCACGCAGCTTTCCGAAGCGTTCCGGAAATTCAAGCCCCAGCTCCTCATCATCTCGGCGGGCTTCGACGCCCACGAGGCCGATCCCCTCGGCTCCCTCGGCTGGACCAGCGATGTCTATGCCGAGCTGACGGAAATCCTCCGCGCCCTCTGCCGCGAGCAGGGACACGGACGCATCGTATCGCTCCTTGAGGGCGGCTACAGCGAACGCGGCATAACCGAGGGCGTGCGCCGACACATCGAGGCGCTCGAAAAACCCGCCACGATACCCTGA
- a CDS encoding DUF2135 domain-containing protein — MKKSPSITLLIAAACSLFSLPSSHAQEDDRGFIRMPMPIMPPMPPPRIVVRTPDVGPMQTREMSVVSRVNGLHAVVETTIVFHNPNARDLEGELVFPLPDGAAVCGYSLDIAGVLVDGVVVTKERARVAFETEVRRNVDPGLVEHIQGNLYRTRIYPLPANGERRIRLTYTTPLATAQNGDAALQIPMPREVIAKLDVKIEVSAPDGIAPEVGGLGDARFEKAEKIWRVASTSENAKPGEDILVALPKPPVSFQRIERDAAGTNRFMVTALAPARKQIAPEPGKIHVLWDASGSRYGADFTKEFELLKRTKATGYSLTVFRDMPEPSRDFANVDELIAAIKDAPYDGGTDISVLASQPAAHTLLFTDGFDTLSGVTLEFGGSIPVAIVSQTVANREALRQACAGALIDLQTTTPEAAWSEIENPSSRVIGIKGTGVANVQGIGQPAQGRISLLGELTGDEASVRIQYADGSESEPFALSGADATEGEILATAWAAARVSQLSPRSDEFSDELLTLGRTYGIVSPATSLIVLETLDQWVRHEIEPPATLPDMRRQWQGEMKRLAKQNDADPARRLEQIAGLWKERVAWWKTDFSKARVEPRGNGREENERALTDSAVAEAAPSAPASAADPFAAPNEQLQRNTGGGGGGFARGIDAKMEAGKDGSAPGASIEIKPWSPDTPYLKAIRAAKDGLRYSAYLDQREKWAESPAFFLDCAGVFFGDGEEALARRILTNLAELRIEEPGLLRVLAWRLQQAGEFDPAIVILRRVAKLRPEEPQSFRDLALALSERGRSKKTKADLEEAMGLFLKVALGGWGRHGESIPIFALEEMNGLIAWTERQDWPEAKKPVIPEFDKRLRDNLDTDIRIVMSWDADATDMDLHVMEPGGEEACYSHNRTARGGLVSQDITDGYGPEEYMIRKAPEGGYAISTNYFGSRQQTVVGPATVTATVFTNWGRPNEERQVLTIRLDKEKEKIDIGTITFGSSEPPADKGNLRTGMKREEVLALFPNPTDPAANPLEYPDGAKTLKIFFNKKGKLRRVVETLPGGTETIILQ, encoded by the coding sequence ATGAAAAAATCCCCGTCCATCACCCTGCTCATAGCGGCTGCCTGCAGCCTGTTCTCGCTGCCCTCCTCCCATGCCCAGGAGGACGACAGGGGCTTCATCAGGATGCCCATGCCCATCATGCCGCCCATGCCGCCGCCGCGCATTGTCGTCCGCACACCGGATGTCGGGCCGATGCAGACCCGCGAGATGTCGGTCGTATCACGGGTCAACGGGCTGCATGCCGTGGTCGAGACCACGATCGTTTTCCACAACCCCAATGCCCGCGACCTCGAGGGCGAGCTGGTTTTCCCCCTGCCCGACGGCGCGGCGGTCTGTGGCTACTCACTGGACATAGCCGGCGTGCTGGTGGATGGCGTGGTCGTGACCAAGGAGCGCGCCCGCGTCGCCTTCGAGACGGAGGTGCGCCGAAACGTCGATCCGGGCTTGGTCGAGCACATCCAGGGAAACCTCTACCGCACGCGGATCTATCCGCTCCCGGCCAACGGCGAGCGGCGCATCCGCCTGACCTACACCACGCCGCTCGCCACCGCCCAGAACGGTGATGCGGCCCTCCAAATCCCCATGCCGCGCGAGGTCATCGCAAAACTGGACGTGAAGATCGAGGTATCGGCCCCGGACGGCATCGCGCCCGAGGTCGGTGGCCTTGGCGATGCACGCTTCGAGAAAGCCGAAAAAATCTGGCGGGTCGCTTCCACCTCCGAGAACGCCAAGCCCGGCGAGGACATCCTCGTGGCGCTGCCGAAGCCCCCTGTCTCGTTCCAGCGCATCGAGCGGGATGCGGCGGGCACGAACCGTTTCATGGTCACGGCGCTTGCCCCGGCAAGGAAACAGATCGCACCGGAGCCCGGTAAAATCCATGTCCTCTGGGATGCCTCCGGAAGCCGCTACGGCGCGGATTTCACGAAGGAATTCGAGCTTCTGAAACGGACCAAGGCCACCGGCTACTCCCTCACCGTTTTCCGCGATATGCCGGAGCCCTCCCGCGATTTCGCGAACGTCGATGAACTCATCGCCGCCATCAAGGATGCGCCCTATGACGGTGGCACGGACATCTCCGTCCTTGCCAGCCAGCCAGCCGCCCACACCCTGCTTTTCACCGATGGCTTCGATACCCTTTCGGGTGTGACGCTGGAATTCGGCGGCTCCATACCCGTCGCGATCGTTTCGCAGACGGTGGCGAACCGCGAGGCCTTGCGTCAGGCCTGCGCCGGGGCGCTGATCGACCTGCAGACCACAACCCCGGAAGCGGCATGGTCTGAAATCGAAAACCCTTCCAGCCGCGTCATCGGGATCAAGGGCACCGGTGTCGCAAACGTCCAGGGGATAGGCCAGCCCGCCCAAGGCCGAATCAGCCTGCTCGGCGAGCTGACCGGCGATGAGGCATCCGTGCGCATCCAATACGCCGATGGCTCCGAGTCGGAACCTTTTGCCCTAAGCGGCGCCGATGCCACCGAGGGCGAAATCCTGGCCACCGCCTGGGCCGCCGCCCGCGTAAGCCAACTCTCGCCGCGCTCCGATGAATTTTCCGACGAACTCCTGACACTCGGCAGGACATACGGCATCGTCAGCCCCGCGACCTCGCTCATCGTCCTTGAGACCCTCGACCAATGGGTGCGGCACGAGATCGAGCCACCGGCCACCCTGCCGGACATGCGCCGCCAGTGGCAGGGGGAGATGAAACGCCTGGCCAAGCAGAACGATGCCGATCCTGCCCGGCGCCTGGAACAGATCGCAGGTCTTTGGAAAGAGCGTGTCGCATGGTGGAAAACCGATTTCTCGAAAGCCAGGGTTGAGCCCCGGGGAAATGGTCGTGAGGAAAACGAACGTGCCCTGACAGACAGCGCGGTTGCCGAGGCGGCTCCCAGCGCGCCTGCTTCCGCAGCGGATCCGTTTGCCGCGCCAAATGAACAACTCCAGCGCAACACCGGCGGTGGAGGCGGTGGATTCGCTCGAGGTATCGATGCGAAAATGGAAGCGGGTAAGGATGGCTCCGCACCAGGCGCCTCCATCGAGATCAAGCCCTGGAGCCCCGACACCCCCTACCTGAAAGCGATACGCGCGGCCAAGGACGGGCTGCGTTACTCCGCCTATCTGGATCAACGGGAAAAGTGGGCGGAAAGCCCGGCCTTTTTCCTCGACTGCGCCGGGGTGTTTTTCGGGGACGGCGAAGAAGCCCTCGCCCGCCGCATCCTCACAAACCTCGCCGAGCTTCGCATCGAGGAGCCCGGACTCCTGCGCGTGCTTGCATGGCGTTTGCAGCAGGCGGGGGAGTTTGATCCGGCCATAGTCATCCTCCGCCGCGTCGCCAAGCTCCGCCCGGAGGAACCACAATCGTTCCGCGATCTTGCACTCGCCCTTTCCGAGCGCGGTCGCTCCAAGAAAACCAAGGCCGACCTTGAGGAAGCGATGGGTCTTTTCCTCAAGGTCGCCCTGGGCGGCTGGGGTCGCCATGGTGAGAGCATCCCCATTTTTGCCCTGGAGGAAATGAACGGCCTCATCGCCTGGACAGAACGCCAGGATTGGCCGGAAGCCAAAAAACCGGTGATCCCGGAATTCGACAAGCGCCTGCGCGACAACCTCGACACCGACATCCGCATCGTCATGTCCTGGGACGCGGATGCGACCGACATGGACCTGCACGTGATGGAACCCGGCGGCGAGGAAGCCTGCTACAGCCACAACCGCACCGCCCGCGGCGGGCTTGTCTCGCAGGACATCACCGATGGCTACGGCCCGGAGGAATACATGATCCGCAAGGCGCCTGAGGGCGGCTACGCGATCAGCACGAACTATTTCGGATCGCGCCAGCAAACCGTTGTCGGCCCGGCCACCGTCACCGCAACGGTTTTCACGAACTGGGGCAGGCCAAACGAGGAGCGCCAGGTGCTCACCATCCGCCTCGACAAGGAGAAGGAGAAAATCGACATCGGAACGATCACGTTCGGGAGTTCCGAACCCCCAGCGGATAAGGGGAATCTCCGCACCGGGATGAAAAGGGAAGAAGTGCTCGCGCTCTTTCCCAATCCCACCGACCCCGCCGCCAATCCATTGGAATACCCTGACGGTGCAAAGACCCTGAAAATTTTCTTCAACAAAAAGGGCAAGCTTCGCCGTGTTGTGGAAACCCTGCCCGGCGGGACGGAGACCATCATACTGCAATGA
- a CDS encoding polysaccharide biosynthesis/export family protein, whose amino-acid sequence MISTAFAQIEAGQSVIIKIMGVPAEEKAKIDETYPVAKNGMVNMPFVGEIRAAGLESHVLAKSIQNAYRDGGIFNNAVIQVLANQNDIAPVEQQVHLGGRVNAPGAKPFRNGLTVYQAIQAAGGPDEFGAMNRVILIRMGKQQIIDLRTIEGKSVLADVHDTIVVPQKNWRNM is encoded by the coding sequence ATGATTTCGACGGCCTTCGCGCAGATCGAGGCAGGCCAATCCGTCATCATCAAGATCATGGGAGTGCCCGCCGAAGAGAAGGCGAAGATCGACGAGACCTATCCGGTTGCGAAAAACGGGATGGTGAACATGCCCTTCGTCGGCGAGATCCGCGCGGCGGGGCTGGAGTCCCACGTGCTGGCGAAATCGATCCAGAACGCTTACCGCGATGGCGGGATTTTCAACAACGCGGTCATCCAGGTGCTCGCCAACCAGAACGATATCGCGCCTGTCGAGCAGCAGGTTCACCTGGGAGGCCGAGTCAACGCTCCCGGGGCAAAACCTTTCCGCAACGGACTGACGGTTTACCAAGCCATACAGGCTGCGGGTGGGCCCGATGAGTTCGGTGCGATGAACCGAGTGATCCTGATCCGTATGGGAAAACAGCAAATCATCGACCTCAGGACTATCGAAGGCAAGTCAGTGCTGGCTGATGTCCATGACACCATCGTGGTTCCCCAGAAGAATTGGCGGAACATGTAG